One Rissa tridactyla isolate bRisTri1 chromosome 1, bRisTri1.patW.cur.20221130, whole genome shotgun sequence DNA segment encodes these proteins:
- the LOC128902709 gene encoding 2-oxoglutarate receptor 1-like: MASERNSNFTALPGHADPLTSCNDEDFLQVKSYLSVLYGLIFLVCFPGNIVTIFVYFVKMRPWKSSTIIMLNLAITDLLYIATLPFFIHYSANGNNWIFGKFMCKFIHLCFYFNMYSGIIFLSCFSIFRFFVVFHPIKCFFVQKRRWAVVTCVVVWVISLVAISPLGILIDTRHKQNRTICPDLATAEDLDTSRWYNWLLTVFAFFLPLLTVTLCYALIIYTLATGPHTRACYKQKARRLAIVLLVVFYVCFLPFHIFQGIRLELRVQPVSCHMKNTIFLMFIIAKPLAALNTFGNLLLYVVMGDNFQQAIFSLLKFWTNKNLK, from the coding sequence ATGGCATCTGAACGCAACAGCAATTTTACTGCTCTGCCAGGCCACGCAGACCCGTTGACAAGCTGCAACGATGAAGATTTCTTACAGGTGAAATCCTATCTCTCCGTCCTTTACGGCCTCATCTTCCTGGTGTGCTTCCCAGGGAACATCGTGAcaatttttgtttactttgtcAAGATGAGACCCTGGAAAAGCAGCACCATCATTATGTTAAACCTGGCTATCACTGACCTATTATATATAGCCACGCTTCCTTTCTTTATACACTACTCTGCTAATGGAAATAACTGGATTTTTGGAAAATTCATGTGCAAGTTTATTCACCTTTGTTTCTACTTCAACATGTACAGTGGTATTATCTTCCTTAGCTGCTTCAGCATCTTCCGCTTTTTTGTAGTTTTCCACccaattaaatgtttttttgttcAAAAACGAAGATGGGCAGTGGTGACTTGCGTAGTAGTTTGGGTGATTTCCCTGGTGGCCATCAGCCCCTTGGGCATCTTGATTGACACGAGGCATAAGCAGAACAGGACGATCTGCCCAGACCTAGCTACTGCTGAGGACCTTGACACTAGTCGGTGGTATAACTGGCTGTTAACGGTGTTTGCCTTCTTCTTGCCCTTGCTGACGGTGACTCTGTGCTATGCGCTCATTATTTACACCTTGGCTACCGGGCCCCACACGCGGGCTTGCTACAAACAAAAGGCTCGCAGACTTGCCATTGTCCTTTTGGTGGTCTTCTATGTGTGCTTCCTCCCCTTCCACATCTTCCAAGGGATTCGGCTGGAGCTCCGAGTACAACCGGTTAGCTGCCACATGAAGAACACgatctttttaatgtttattatAGCTAAACCTTTAGCAGCGCTAAATACTTTTGGAAACTTACTGCTCTATGTAGTGATGGGAGACAACTTCCAGCAGGCGATCTTCTCACTCCTCAAGTTTTGGACAAACAAGAACTTGAAGTAG